A single Papilio machaon chromosome 12, ilPapMach1.1, whole genome shotgun sequence DNA region contains:
- the LOC106719148 gene encoding mpv17-like protein 2 isoform X1 has product MVFRKLFAKSYSYVQVAFGGKNLFYTNVLLSMSISAVGDLLEQSYQILHNMQQLGVTWRKLASNLRRSQPISYLRRTVKVAFSDKYLFYTNVTISVSLSSVGDLLQQSYEIYTKEQNNYDFKRTMHMAFSGAAVGVLCHHWYKILDKIIIGKTTDMVIKKLLLDQLIFSPIMITTFFGSVAIFEDNPLENFKEEVKDKFVTLYRAEWMVWPPAQLINFYFLPTRFRVLYDNTISLGYDVYTSQVKHSKQLKSVSTDLKLKETH; this is encoded by the exons ATGGTTTTTAGAAAGTTGTTTGCTAAAAGTTACAGTTATGTTCAAGTAGCATTTGGCGggaaaaacttattttatactaatgtgttattatCTATGAGCATTTCTGCAGTAGGGGATTTATTGGAACAAAGTTACCAAAT ATTACATAATATGCAACAGTTGGGTGTAACGTGGAGGAAACTAGCTTCCAATCTTCGCAGATCACAACCCATTTCATATTTAAGGAGAACAGTAAAAGTAGCGTTTagtgacaaatatttattttacacaaatgtAACAATATCTGTAAGCTTATCATCAGTTGGTGATTTGTTACAACAATCgtatgaaatatatactaaagaacaaaataattatgactTTAAAAGGACCATGCACATGGCATTTTCTGGTGCTGCAGTTGGTGTCCTATGTCATCattggtataaaatattagataaaattataataggtAAAACAACAGATATGGTAATTAAGAAGCTATTGTTagatcaattaatattttcaccaATCATGATAACTACGTTCTTTGGTAGTGTTGCCATTTTTGAAGATAATCcgttagaaaattttaaagaagaagttaaagataaatttgtAACATTGTATAGAGCCGAGTGGATGGTTTGGCCGCCGGCGCaacttattaatttctattttttgccGACCCGATTTAGAGTATTGTATGATAATACTATATCATTAGGATATGATGTGTATACCTCACAAGTAAAGCatagtaaacaattaaaatctgtttctactgatttaaaattaaaggaaacacattga
- the LOC106719148 gene encoding mpv17-like protein 2 isoform X2: MQQLGVTWRKLASNLRRSQPISYLRRTVKVAFSDKYLFYTNVTISVSLSSVGDLLQQSYEIYTKEQNNYDFKRTMHMAFSGAAVGVLCHHWYKILDKIIIGKTTDMVIKKLLLDQLIFSPIMITTFFGSVAIFEDNPLENFKEEVKDKFVTLYRAEWMVWPPAQLINFYFLPTRFRVLYDNTISLGYDVYTSQVKHSKQLKSVSTDLKLKETH; encoded by the coding sequence ATGCAACAGTTGGGTGTAACGTGGAGGAAACTAGCTTCCAATCTTCGCAGATCACAACCCATTTCATATTTAAGGAGAACAGTAAAAGTAGCGTTTagtgacaaatatttattttacacaaatgtAACAATATCTGTAAGCTTATCATCAGTTGGTGATTTGTTACAACAATCgtatgaaatatatactaaagaacaaaataattatgactTTAAAAGGACCATGCACATGGCATTTTCTGGTGCTGCAGTTGGTGTCCTATGTCATCattggtataaaatattagataaaattataataggtAAAACAACAGATATGGTAATTAAGAAGCTATTGTTagatcaattaatattttcaccaATCATGATAACTACGTTCTTTGGTAGTGTTGCCATTTTTGAAGATAATCcgttagaaaattttaaagaagaagttaaagataaatttgtAACATTGTATAGAGCCGAGTGGATGGTTTGGCCGCCGGCGCaacttattaatttctattttttgccGACCCGATTTAGAGTATTGTATGATAATACTATATCATTAGGATATGATGTGTATACCTCACAAGTAAAGCatagtaaacaattaaaatctgtttctactgatttaaaattaaaggaaacacattga
- the LOC106719170 gene encoding uncharacterized protein LOC106719170 codes for MPSGVIFIVCIPSSNYEHIIKFGKPKDIVSIDKSPSYKQCRLQVELRNKKSRSIPIHLTQNYYNEGFISSLEYITEDDEYITMESILQELLRKLRVEHAVWIGDKMENYFHVTFPLPSGDACETMLHCLTKLGIGVRCKSIVNVLPCNVVHSAVDEEDQDDEALLRKNEEAKRWRSFVESIRSKLTVKQVVDGVRGGGELSFDYLTLIVTADSLAALGLVENNASNIVAAMLVSPLMGPVMSITFGTIIADRSLVRSGFESLILGMLVSLLFGFIFGLILGTTEMPWGFGDWPTEEMKSRGNVRSLWMGVLWALTSGTGVALALLQGSAGPLIGIAISASLLPPVVNCGLYWSLACIWLLYPNTKIPHIKGEPYYGNSSYVPLYHDYIPIEFAVNGIVSCCLTIVNVICIFITAIMFLKIKEVAAPYTSTPDLRRFWQQDIKVARDANRANLQTEEDERVELVLEDLNETADADVKEKLEAAVKEALDDDTYRKVKRMSYQSHNADEVFRTIGLQSRTGSLRSSMINSGMSTPLQTIKESGNANDIEALDKLLSSLLGLRESRARSFRSNHGTPTISRVSSFLNKQKGTQESWPERIFQDNIVRNVINNIKSKRNSPVEEPFLTPN; via the exons ATGCCTTCAggagttatttttatagtctgCATTCCTTCCAGCAATTACGAACACATTATAAAGTTCGGTAAACCAAAAGATATTGTTTCAATAGATAAATCTCCATCCTACAAACAATGCCGACTACAAGTTGAACTGAGGAATAAGAAATCTCGCAGCATACCGATACATCTgacacaaaattattataacgaAGGATTCATTTCATCCTTAGAGTACATAACAGAAGATGATGAATACATAACAATGGAAAgc ATTTTACAAGAGCTTCTTAGAAAACTACGTGTTGAACATGCAGTGTGGATAGGTGACAAGATGGAGAACTACTTTCATGTTACGTTCCCTTTGCCGTCTGGAGATGCGTGTGAGACAATGTTGCACTGTCTCACCAAACTGGGTATTGGTGTGCGATGCAAATCCATCGTCAA TGTACTGCCGTGCAATGTTGTGCATTCTGCAGTTGATGAAGAAGACCAAGATGACGAGGCTCtgtt ACGTAAGAACGAAGAGGCGAAGCGCTGGCGCAGCTTCGTGGAATCAATTCGGTCAAAGTTAACAGTGAAGCAAGTCGTAGATGGCGTCCGCGGCGGTGGAGAGCTGTCATTTGATTACCTCACATTAATTGTTACAGCCGA TTCTCTTGCAGCACTTGGCCTGGTGGAAAATAATGCTTCTAACATAGTAGCAGCGATGTTGGTATCACCTCTCATGGGGCCTGTCATGTCCATCACTTTTGGCACCATCATTGCTGACCGGAGTCTGGTGAGAAGCGGCTTCGAGAGCTTGATACTTGGAATGCTCGTGTCTTTACTGTTTGGATTTATATTTGGACTAATTCTTGGGACAACTGAAATGCCCTGGGGGTTTGGAGACTGGCCTACAGAAGAAATGAAATCACg TGGTAACGTGAGGTCTCTTTGGATGGGTGTCCTGTGGGCACTGACTTCGGGAACTGGTGTAGCGTTAGCCCTGCTGCAAGGCAGTGCTGGACCACTCATCGGCATCGCTATCTCTGCTTCTCTATTACCGCCTGTTGTTAATTGC GGCTTGTACTGGTCGCTGGCATGTATATGGTTATTGTATCCCAACACGAAAATACCTCACATAAAAGGGGAGCCATATTACGGCAATTCGTCATACGTGCCGTTATATCACGACTACATTCCTATAGAATTTGCTGTTAATG GCATTGTTAGCTGCTGTCTTACTATCGTGAATGTCATATGTATATTCATAACAGCGATAATGTTCCTGAAGATCAAAGAGGTGGCAGCACCCTACACTTCTACCCCAGATCTGCGACGCTTTTGGCAGCAAGACATCAAAGTAGCGCGCGATGCTAACAGAGCTAATCTACAAACCGAGGAAGATGAACGTGTCGA GTTGGTTCTCGAAGATCTCAATGAGACTGCCGATGCTGACGTCAAAGAAAAACTAGAAGCAGCGGTAAAAGAAGCCTTGGACGACGACACTTATAGGAAAGTAAAGCGCATGAGCTATCAAAGTCATAATGCCGATGAG GTTTTTCGCACTATTGGTCTTCAATCACGTACTGGCTCTTTACGATCCAGTATGATAAATTCCGGCATGAGCACGCCGTTGCAAACGATCAAAGAGAGTGGTAATGCAAATGACATTGAGGCGTTAGACAAATTACTCTCATCTCTTCTCGGTCTTAGAGAAAGTAGAGCTAGATCGTTTCGTTCAAACCACGGAACACCAACAATTAGCAGAGTATCTTCATTCTTGAATAAACAAAAGGGCACTCAAGAATCCTGGCCAGAAAGAATATTCCAAGATAACATTGTCCGTAATGTAATCAACAATATTAAGTCTAAAAGGAACTCTCCAGTTGAAGAACCATTTCTAACTCCAAATTGA